The following is a genomic window from Labeo rohita strain BAU-BD-2019 chromosome 11, IGBB_LRoh.1.0, whole genome shotgun sequence.
TTGCATCTTCAAGATGCCAATATTTTGCAGTGCTTGTTTGTTTAGCTTGTTTTACTTCTTAAATATCATTTGAAATATGCTTGAAATATTCAGCTTTGTGATATCTGTGAGCATGAATGTCAGCACGTCATGCTGTTGAGAACCACAGAGGAGGTTGCATAGAGGGTAACTAAAAATTGATTGTGGTGCACCACCAAGGGGAAAAACAGGGTCACTACAGACCACTGTGCTAAAGCTGCAACCATCTGCTACAATATGTATCCTCACATCTACTGGCATTTTGAAACACACTTTGCAGAGCTGTCAATACAAAAAGAGAATTTCTGTGGAAATCCATTAGAAGAACACACAGTGGATAGAATCATTATCGCGGAAGATAGAGATtcataatgaaaaatattccTTATTGTACATCTTTGCTATTTGGAAGCTTTTACCTTAGAAACGACAGTGCTTTGAGTTccatataaaaactatatatgcAGTTTCCAAACTCCGTTTGACAGGCAGAACTAAAAAGCATCAATATCTGGCAAAGGTTAAGCCAGGCAGAGTGTCAGAGAGCCCCGGAGCGCTTGGTGACATTAAGTTTTGCCAGACCAAGACATGCTAATGGATGTGAATCTTTTGCACAGGGGTGTGGTTTCAGATCAACACAGCCAATCAGCCATAACTAAGTGCTCTCTTACCTGTATGTCTCCACCTGACACacgaaatttaaaaaaaatgtcctagaCAGAAGAGAAATGAAGGTGGCACAAGCAAAAGCGGCGGCGTGCATTGCGAAAGCAACAGTTTTTGACTAATGGTGAGCTGATTTAACACAACCCTCACTGTCTGCAGCTTTGCCTCATCTAATACTAACCTCTATGTATCATTTCTTAGCATTTAGCTTGCACTTGCACAAGCTACACATAAACAACAACTTTAGAGGAGCTACTGGAGACATACTAGAAAACAGCTCataattacttattattaactattatgCTGTTTTTGTCATAGATGGATTCACAACCAAACATAATCACTCCATTAGTACTGTTCCATAAGCCGCTCAACCATACAGTAGCACGAAAAATCGAATTTCATTCGTTGCACAGCATTATTTGCATGACTGAAAAGAGAAAACTTCTGTCACTTTTGTAAAGCTTAGTCTTGCATGTTAACACCAATTAATTAACTATGAAAATACTGATAGATTTGACATTTTAGGGTATTAATCATAATTTTGCATCATTTGCATTCACTGTGAAAGAGCAGCTGGCAAAGGAAAGCAGAAAGTTACACAAATACTGCTTCCTCTCTGACTATTTGCAATCTGtgttaaatctaaatttttaataacatttagaaaaatgttgaTTCAACAGGTACTGTACAATTCAATGGGCTAATGATATAACTGGTATCCTCCAGTAcgaaattatatttattcagcattcatGACAACATGCTCTTTAGATTTACCGGAAAAAGAGAAGATTGAGATTTCAGTGCTGTCAACACAAAGCGCATATTCAATGGATGCAATTTTCACCCAAAACATTTAACTGGtcaacaacagcaacagcatTCTCCTCAGACATGTCCAcacaatatttgattttttttaaatatgaacttCCCTAAACACAAACAACTGTATCAAGCATTACCACTAGAGGTCTCTATTTTTCAAACTCTGTGGTTCAATCTGGCTCCTAGCTAGATTTTAAACCAAAATGGTGAGAGGAGCATGCTAGGATATGCCAAGCAAGGCATGTGGTAGGAAGCGATGTCAGGGCCAAAGTAGCAAGGTGCCATCAGGGATTAGGTGTCAATCGATACATCATAAATTACATCAGAGCCACACACAACTTTAATCTTATTTGTGTGGCGCTTCACGCGCAATAGCATCTTACCAGCATCATGAAGAGATAAAACTCTAGTTATCTACACTGAGAGCAGATTCAGAGACTTTACAAAAGTGCAAGAGCCCATCCCTGAAAGCACAAAGTGACATGAATGATGGCAGACGGACAAATAAACGGATAGGGACAGGCATTTATTCACAGTGCAGCTGAATAGTGTTTTTCAGCGGAGAAAGTATTAgagttaaaggtgaagtgtgcaATTCCTAGAGGTACCAAATAAAAAACCtcttttcaaaaaaacattcaaatacttccaaaaattaaaaaaaaaagggtacagataatttactcaccctcttgtcatctaagatgttcatgtcttcaagAAATTATCTTTATTGAAAAATCACAgtctatatactttttaacctcaaatgcttgtcttgtctagctctgtgatgcgcatgcgtactctgtgtaatccgggtcgaAACAGTTAGTATatcaattgtacatttttaaaataaaataaccaatcgtctcggtagataagacccttcttctttggctgggatcatgtggAGTCCTTCgaagacgcatttaaactgcattttggaagttcaaactcggggggcactatagaagtccattatattagaagaaagtaaaacatgaacatcttggatgacaagagggtgagtaaattatatgtaaatttttgttctggaagtaaacttctcctttaagtactcAGCTGCACTGTTACATATTTAAGAAGTAGACAGAGAATTTGAGAGGAAGACAGACAGAGGCTGAAGCAGAGACAGAGCTGGGCAATAGAGAGGCAagcaggcaggcaggcaggcaaTCCATTCCCCCATTACCTACAACTGTAGAGTCAGTATCTGGGGTGCCTTCAGTCAACACCATAGGAAAGACAAGGAGGAGAAGAGGGGAGAGCAAGTCAAAGAAGACAAAGAAGAAATCAAGCAgttaagagagaaacagacagagTTAAAGACACCACAAAGCATCAGGAAACAACAGTGTGAAGGAGGCGGTAAAGTATTATTAGAAGGAAAGAGAACGACAGGGTGGAGCACAGACTGGAACACACAATGATTCTGCTCTCAGATTCTCTAACAGCTCACAGACTTTAGAGAGAAATGACTCGCTTGCTGACCTTCATTAGTGAAATGTGGCGACTCCAAGGCGTACACTTCTCCTGATCCGACCTGTGTGCGAGCTGTAAGGTAGAACTTGAACCGGGTGAAGCGGTTAGGCAGATTTATGGTGTACTCTGTCACGTTGGGTGGAAAACTCTGGACCTTCCTCTCCCCTGCCTGCGTCCCGTTCACTGGAATCGTAATTATGTTTATAATTcacagtcataattatgagtttgctagggtgttctgagtgacTGTTAGTGTGGCTTTCTGTAtgtttatttactcatttttgAGGTTTCTATTTGTGTACGGTAGGCTTACCTGTGTGGTATTGGAGTGTGTATCCAATCAGGACACCGTTTGGCTCCAGGGGCTTGTCCCACTTCAGGTGAACCACGTCTGTGTGCCTCAGAATCCTGAAGTACTTTGGAGCCCCTGGCTCTATGAAAGGATTATAAAAGCTGTTCATATTCTGCTTTTGGATACAAACAACAAACACTAAAGTAGAGTATGGTTTATCTTACCTCCCTCCTTGGTGTTGAACTCCACAGTGTTGCTTTGTGGTCCCTCGTATTCTCTATTAGCTACCACCATGTACATCTTGTATTTGCTGTATGGAAAAAGCTCTGTCAGGATGCCAGAGGGATGTTCGGCCGTGGTGAAGAAACCTTTATGCAACTTTGTCTTGTTCACTTTCAGGCCCTTTATGAGGCTGGCCTCCCGCCAGTAGTACAACTGAgaatatgatatgaatattgagTTAGAAATGGTGGCAAATAAGTCTTTTTAGAGCaatatacagtgccttgtgaaagtattcatttagtaTTCAAAAAGactgtaaaggtgctttaacTAAGTACCACGTtgagggtatgaatacttatgcaatatactcatttcagttgtttatttctaataaatttgctaagttgttacaaacttgttatttgctttgtcattatggtgtatggagtgtagattgatgtgcgaaaaaagttctttaaaacagtttaacataaggctgcaacatgacaaaaaattaaGGGGTATGAACACTTTCGCAAGGCAAcgccagcaggtaaagttataGCGGGAGTCGGCGTCTCTCTCGcctcaaactgcattttgaaattttaaaatcggggcatcatatcagtccattatatggagaaaaatgctgaaatgttttcctcaaaaaactatttctttacgactgaagaaagaaatacatgaacatcttggataacaagggggtgagtaaattatttgtaaattgttgttctggaagtggagctctCCTTTAAAAAGTAGTTGAACATAAGTTTACAAgtaaaatatactgtttaaattgttaaacaTGAGATTTATACCTggatttaataaatagaatattgttgttaatataaaaatttaaaatagaatagtTTTTTTCCATGCATGTAAAGATGCGTGACTAGTTAATGCTTTTGTGTCAGGCAGATGTTTGGTCACTCACCTTGTACTCTTTAAACTCTCCGTTCACAGTGCTGGGGTCCACAGGCACCCAGTGAACATTTACTTTGGTGCTGTTGATTTTCGACACCCTGAGCTCTGTTGGTGCAGCGGATGGTTCTGATGGGAGAAGTACAATAGCATAAGTACAAAACAAACCAGAAAAGATGTTAAAGACTATGAAAGTGTCATCAAATATAAAATCTTAGCACTCACTGTCTTCCCCAGAATAACCAATGACTATGTTTGACTCAGGGCTGCGTCCAAAGTCATTGACGGCCTGTATTTTGATCTCATATGGGACATAGGTGTCTGTATTATGAACAACGTGCTTTGTTCTGGTTGTGGTTATGTTACTCCACTCGTCCTCAGAGTCTTTCCTTCTCCATGATACCACGTATCGCAGGTTTGGCCCGTTTCTTTCTGTGTTTTGAAGTGCCTGTACAGATAGATTAGCTCACCAACTGTTGCATCTGTCTGCTTTTTTGAAGTATTTTGCTAAACCTGGTTTATTGTACCTGCCACGTGATCTCCATGTTGTTCTTCTTGCTTCCCCAGCCTTTAAGACCACTCGGCAGAACATCAGGagctaaaacaaaacattatgtgTTACTAAATGATTGTTTAAACATACTCTAACACATTTCTGTCAAAGCTTATGGATACAGCTGATCTCTTACGGGCTCCGCTGGTCTGATAGCGTGCAGAGAAGAGGCTGGGTTGACTCTGGCCGACAGCATTGATTGCAATCACTCTGAACTGGTAGTTGACGAAAGGTGACAGTTGCAGGTTAACCGAGTTTAGGTTGCCATCAAATAGAGACTGGTTCTGCCACCTCCCTGGCTCCCACCTGTCCTCTTCAAACTGGACAAGGAAATCTGCAGTAACACAAGGAGACAGCATGGGAAAATTACAATAACTGTTACATAAGGTAATTATTTCTGGTCAATAAAAAGGAGATATTAAAGATAAAATGATCTTTTGATTCAGGTAAAACTCAGCATCATTAAAAGAGGCCATTCTTTAAACTTACGCGTAACAGGACTGTTGTTTTCATTCCCAGGCACCCAGGTGAGTCTAACGCTACGTGCTGAAGGGTCTGAGAGCTCAAGATCCTGAGGTGGGTCGGGTCGACCTGAAAGAGAACAATATACTTATTAACCATGTTAACTTATACAAGCGCTAATTATTTTCAGAAGTTCAGAGTAAGAATTAAAAACAGAGATTGACTGTTAGAAGCTTTAATTGGACATTAGAAATAACTGTCCTAGATTACCTGCAGAGGCACTACGATTTGAGGCAGACGAGATGTCATCCTCTATGAGgtaaaggtcaaaggtcagaggtcaagtGTTAGTGTGGCTATTAGTAGATAAATATAATAAGAGACAAACACTGTagctaaaaaaaagaaacgtaACAGTAGTAATATTCAggcaaactattaaaaaaagggaAGTGCTGTGGTGTTAATATTAAGTGTGACAGAtcataaaagtacaaaaatagcGTTTAGGGCAGTTTGTTATCCTCTGGATATGTGACATGTGACTGTCCCACATGTCCATATCCACTTAGTATctattatgaaataaattactAGTCATTAGCAACATGAGAAAGGTACATACAGAGAAAATCTAtctattttacagtgtatgtgaaTGTGGGCGTACCTGTAACTGTAAGGCGAGCTGAGGCAGAGTCCTCATCTATCTCAGTTTTGGCAATGCATGTGTAGGTTCCTCCATCTTCTGGATTGACATTGTGAATAGTCATAGATTCATCATCCTTTTTGAATCGGCTTCTAAAACACACAGGAATTAGATGTCAAGTACAagacatacactactgttcaaaagcttttgtttgtttgtttaaaagaaattatttttttgtagcaaggatgcattaaattaaacaaaagtgttagactgttacaaaaaaaaaattacaaataaattcagttcttttgaaccttctattcatcacatgtacagttgaggtcaaaagtttacaccgcccttttagaatctgcaaaatgttaattattttaacaaaataagagggatcatacaaaatgcatgttatttttaaattttttttttaaataatagctgaatttatcttttcacactgaggacaactgagggactcataggcaactattacagaaggttcaaatgctcactgatgctccagaacgaaaaacaatgcattaagagccggagggtgaaaacttttgaacaaaatgtgtacatttttcttattttgccttaatatcatatttattcatttagtactgcccttcagaggctacagaagttacatgtttcccagaagacaaaataagtttaatttaccctgatcttacatttcaaaaaattttcACCCTCCTGCTcaaaatgcatggtttttccttctgaagcatcagtgagtttttgaaccttctgtaatagttgcatatgagtccctcagttgtcctcggtgtgaaaagatggatctcaaaatcatacagtcattgttggaaagagttcaaatagagaaaaattctggaaaaccaaagaatttgtgggacctgaaggatttttctaaaaaacatcaggcagtttaactgtttaggacaaacaagggactcatgaacaactatcactaaacaacaaaacacagctgtggatcattcaggtaacaacacagtattaagaatcaaggagatgtaaacttttgaacagggtcatttttataaattctactattattttttcttgtgaactatatgtaaacatcttttatgtgaaatgtcttatttaggtcagtgctaaataagcaataacacgcattttgtatgatccctcttattttggtaaaataattaacattttgcagattctgaaaaggGGAATGTAagcttttgacctcaactgtaccaCAAAATATTAGGCATCAGAACTGCTTTCATGTTGATGATAATGTTTCCTAAGCACCAAATTTagcatgttaaaataatttctaaaggatcatgtgacactgaagactggagtaatggctgctgaaaattcagcctggccatcaaagaaataaattacatttgaaaatgtattaaaagtgaaaaaagttCTTTTACAATAtagaaatgttacaaaatattattttttaatcaaataaacaaagtaCTGTTGAGCATAAGACgcttcttttaaaaagtatgaattCAGAAGAAGTAAATATGGTATATAACAGTAAAATACAGTGCGCTATCTAATTCTGATTATATTGTGTATGTATTGTTATGTAACATTACATCCAGCCAAAGCTTAGAGGCTTGTCATCTTTTAGCCATGTGACCGTAGCTGGAAGGGATGGATCATGTTTAACTCGACAATCAAAGCGAACCGTGCTTCCTCTGGATTCTGTGACATGTTCAGGTGCCCGCACTATTCTTGTGCCCTCTGAAATGAAgcacaacacacacagagaaaaataatgcattcatGAACAATAACACAAtgtggtttttttttcaaaagttatCTTgtgaatatacaaataaatcaaGACAGATTTATGAGTGATTTGTGTTTTTGGTCTCACCTTTAACCTCCAGGCGCACCTGATTCTCCATCTTGCCCAGAATATTACTGGCTACACAAGTGTAGGTGCCTTGGTCTTCGGGCCGTGCTTGTTTAATCTCCAAAGTACCATTGTTGTACAGCTTGTAATGACCACCATCCAGACCACTGCCTAGGCCATTCTTAAACCTGAACACACATGTAAAGATTTCAGTAAAGATGCATTAACTTAATCAAATGTGACAGTGAACACAACGAAAAATATCAGTTTCCACAAGAATATAAAGTagcaaatctgtttttaactgataataataaaaaatgtttcttgaacagcaaatcagcatattagaatgatttctcaaaAATCATATGGCACTGTAGATTGGCTGCTAAAAATATAGCTTTGCCACCACAgcaatacattacattttaaagtccccatgaaatcaaaattgttgTGGCAAGTAGTAAAAATGCTTTCTGTTGGAGCGAATGAAGTCGAGTTTCACGTTCATATACACAGACCACAAAACATATCGGacacatttgaattctacacagaatgctttTTTATAATATACAGATAATGCGATAaggatgagattgtggctgtcatatGCTGCTGAATGtggctctggcccaagctgtgatataaacaaaacgctattgcctatttaaaaaagggggcgggACTGTCTTCCTGTTTTACTTGAAATTACGTCAACACATAGAGTTTGGACACAAATAATTTTccatattgtatttttgatcaaattaaatgcAGATGTAAGCTCACCAGCGCAGTAAAGGAAGTGGTGAGCCAAAGAAAGGGCAGTCGAGGAAGGTCCTGTTGTTTTCAATGACTTTGATCAGCTGGTTCTTTGGACCTAGCATCCGTGGTGCCATGTCTAGGAAAAACACAACACTAACAAATCACAATCGTTTGACTTTTTTGAACATTCTGAAGGGCTGACTTTATCGTTTCTTACCCAGGACATTGACAAAAGCATTAGCCAGTAGATAACCATGCTCATTGGAGGCGTTGCATTGGTAAACTGCACTGCTGCCGATCTGAACCGCTTGGAACATGATGGTGTCACCGACAACATTCCGGTTTGGGTTTGGCAGTGAACCTGAAGTTACACAAAGAGCAGAAAAAACGTGCATTACTCCTTTGTGTTATGATTAAGTCAGAGAAGCTGATTTTTCAGTACTCACTTTCAATTGGTTCCCCATTCACAAGCCATTGGATAGTGGGATTAGGGCTCCCTCTAGCACGACACACTAATCGTCCACTCTCTTCAGGGGCAAGCACCAGATTGGTGGGCTTGTCTAGCCAATAGGGAGCCGCTGTACAGAGCAATCAAGAAATTAGGAGAAAAGAAGCAGCATATATTTCATGAACTAGATGCATCATTTGTCTTTTCTCTACAGCTGACCTTTGACCTGGACTTCAACGGAATGGCGAATACTGCCGATCTTGTTGCTCGCCATGCAGATGTAATCGCCAGAGTCCTCATCGGACACATTGAGGATGCGTAGAGTTTTACCAAAGTTCTCAGTCTTGGCTTTTTTGGACGGGAGGTCTCCTCCTTTTTTAAACCAGTCAATGCTAGGAGTTGGGctggaaaaatgaaaaagaacagaTCAAAAAGAACAGAACATCCCCAGATAGCATATCTTGCACGTCTACAGATGTcggttaaagatcacttgatctggaaatcatctgctgtgtacaaacatctgacagatgtctgcaagatgtgttttacatacattctaaatcataaacatcttaaagacacttaatagacgtctatttctGATtagaaacgtcctatagacgtattgcagatgagcaaataccctaaaaaatacatcttgcagatgtaaatgcagacatcaaatagacatctccaaAATGTATGTGTGATATCAGGGTCACTTACTTATAATTAAGAAATCTAAGAACTAATACTAAtgaccctgatagcacacatacatcacagagacgtccatttgacgtctgcatttacatctggaagacgtattttttacagtgtttgctcatctgcaatatgtctataggttgttttttcTATCAGATGtataatagacgtctattagatgtctttaaaactgacatcttacagatgtctgtcagatgtttgtacacatcagatgttttccagatcaagtgatctttcacaggcatcttgcagacatacatTTACTATCTGGAAATGATGTATATAGACCTTTTGGCAACCTTGAACCTTGAAAACTGTGACATACTAAAGAAACTGCTTTGTTTCCTACCATCACAAACATTTAATCAATCCTGTCAATGTGCATGGTGGGGCTTTTCATATTATTATCTCCACTTATCACAGGTTTCTATTTACAAAGTTTTTGCAGCATTGAGCAATGCCAATGTATCCAgtcacagacatatctgttgaATTTTGTCAGAATCCactgaccagtgttttgtttagtgcTGAGTTAAACTCACTTGCGAATCCTCTCATTTTACCAAAGAAAGTGT
Proteins encoded in this region:
- the nfasca gene encoding neurofascin homolog (chicken) a isoform X5, whose translation is MWTQERWPALAVLSIILLLSKVVAPIEVPLDLKQPPTIVKQSLKDYIVDPRDNIIIECEAKGTPVPTFQWRRNGKFFNVGKDPRVTMRSRSGTLEIRSSGKPEEYEGEYQCFASNDFGTAISNKILLRVSKSPLWPKEVLEPVVVREGESLVLPCNPPPGLPPPETFWMDSSILPIMQDKRVSMGLNGDLFFSNVRAKDANTDYSCNARFEFTHTIQQKNPYTLKVLTKEPYNDTFLNSTDVYGARNVPEVQPTFLSPRGLSSFKTVLRGEQLLLECIAAGVPTPSIDWFKKGGDLPSKKAKTENFGKTLRILNVSDEDSGDYICMASNKIGSIRHSVEVQVKAAPYWLDKPTNLVLAPEESGRLVCRARGSPNPTIQWLVNGEPIESSLPNPNRNVVGDTIMFQAVQIGSSAVYQCNASNEHGYLLANAFVNVLDMAPRMLGPKNQLIKVIENNRTFLDCPFFGSPLPLLRWFKNGLGSGLDGGHYKLYNNGTLEIKQARPEDQGTYTCVASNILGKMENQVRLEVKEGTRIVRAPEHVTESRGSTVRFDCRVKHDPSLPATVTWLKDDKPLSFGWISRFKKDDESMTIHNVNPEDGGTYTCIAKTEIDEDSASARLTVTGRPDPPQDLELSDPSARSVRLTWVPGNENNSPVTHFLVQFEEDRWEPGRWQNQSLFDGNLNSVNLQLSPFVNYQFRVIAINAVGQSQPSLFSARYQTSGAPPDVLPSGLKGWGSKKNNMEITWQALQNTERNGPNLRYVVSWRRKDSEDEWSNITTTRTKHVVHNTDTYVPYEIKIQAVNDFGRSPESNIVIGYSGEDKPSAAPTELRVSKINSTKVNVHWVPVDPSTVNGEFKEYKLYYWREASLIKGLKVNKTKLHKGFFTTAEHPSGILTELFPYSKYKMYMVVANREYEGPQSNTVEFNTKEGEPGAPKYFRILRHTDVVHLKWDKPLEPNGVLIGYTLQYHTVNGTQAGERKVQSFPPNVTEYTINLPNRFTRFKFYLTARTQVGSGEVYALESPHFTNEGTPDTDSTVVAVNFTDALMFETPPPPPPLSTDPIPTILTPEPTTPAPTTAAPPKPTTTTTTTTTTTTTTTTTTTTTTTTTTTTASTTILPVRPMPPKTVDWKMLAPNVKIWNLTVDANNDYANVSWKHNFSVGSSEFVLEFTLDSNGSMKSIQVNHQPPIKLAGLVAGAKYRLRVYSHEHNSISSDYVMFETGRAYKEQEDIATQGWFIGLMCAVALLVLILLIVCFIKRSRGGKYPVRDKKDLPLDPVDHKDQDGSFDYHSDEDNKPLQGSQTSLDGNVKESDDSLVDYGEGGDGQFNEDGSFIGQYTVKKDKEETEGNESSEATSPVNAIYSLA
- the nfasca gene encoding neurofascin homolog (chicken) a isoform X3, whose translation is MWTQERWPALAVLSIILLLSKVVAPIEVPLDPKIQQELKQPPTIVKQSLKDYIVDPRDNIIIECEAKGTPVPTFQWRRNGKFFNVGKDPRVTMRSRSGTLEIRSSGKPEEYEGEYQCFASNDFGTAISNKILLRVSKSPLWPKEVLEPVVVREGESLVLPCNPPPGLPPPETFWMDSSILPIMQDKRVSMGLNGDLFFSNVRAKDANTDYSCNARFEFTHTIQQKNPYTLKVLTKEPYNDTFLNSTDVYGARNVPEVQPTFLSPRGLSSFKTVLRGEQLLLECIAAGVPTPSIDWFKKGGDLPSKKAKTENFGKTLRILNVSDEDSGDYICMASNKIGSIRHSVEVQVKAAPYWLDKPTNLVLAPEESGRLVCRARGSPNPTIQWLVNGEPIESSLPNPNRNVVGDTIMFQAVQIGSSAVYQCNASNEHGYLLANAFVNVLDMAPRMLGPKNQLIKVIENNRTFLDCPFFGSPLPLLRWFKNGLGSGLDGGHYKLYNNGTLEIKQARPEDQGTYTCVASNILGKMENQVRLEVKEGTRIVRAPEHVTESRGSTVRFDCRVKHDPSLPATVTWLKDDKPLSFGWISRFKKDDESMTIHNVNPEDGGTYTCIAKTEIDEDSASARLTVTGRPDPPQDLELSDPSARSVRLTWVPGNENNSPVTHFLVQFEEDRWEPGRWQNQSLFDGNLNSVNLQLSPFVNYQFRVIAINAVGQSQPSLFSARYQTSGAPPDVLPSGLKGWGSKKNNMEITWQALQNTERNGPNLRYVVSWRRKDSEDEWSNITTTRTKHVVHNTDTYVPYEIKIQAVNDFGRSPESNIVIGYSGEDKPSAAPTELRVSKINSTKVNVHWVPVDPSTVNGEFKEYKLYYWREASLIKGLKVNKTKLHKGFFTTAEHPSGILTELFPYSKYKMYMVVANREYEGPQSNTVEFNTKEGEPGAPKYFRILRHTDVVHLKWDKPLEPNGVLIGYTLQYHTVNGTQAGERKVQSFPPNVTEYTINLPNRFTRFKFYLTARTQVGSGEVYALESPHFTNEGTPDTDSTVVAVNFTDALMFETPPPPPPLSTDPIPTILTPEPTTPAPTTAAPPKPTTTTTTTTTTTTTTTTTTTTTTTTTTTTASTTILPVRPMPPKTVDWKMLAPNVKIWNLTVDANNDYANVSWKHNFSVGSSEFVLEFTLDSNGSMKSIQVNHQPPIKLAGLVAGAKYRLRVYSHEHNSISSDYVMFETGRAYKEQEDIATQGWFIGLMCAVALLVLILLIVCFIKRSRGGKYPVRDKKDLPLDPVDHKDQDGSFDYHSDEDNKPLQGSQTSLDGNVKESDDSLVDYGEGGDGQFNEDGSFIGQYTVKKDKEETEGNESSEATSPVNAIYSLA
- the nfasca gene encoding neurofascin homolog (chicken) a isoform X12, producing MWTQERWPALAVLSIILLLSKVVAPIEVPLDPKIQQELKQPPTIVKQSLKDYIVDPRDNIIIECEAKGTPVPTFQWRRNGKFFNVGKDPRVTMRSRSGTLEIRSSGKPEEYEGEYQCFASNDFGTAISNKILLRVSKSPLWPKEVLEPVVVREGESLVLPCNPPPGLPPPETFWMDSSILPIMQDKRVSMGLNGDLFFSNVRAKDANTDYSCNARFEFTHTIQQKNPYTLKVLTTRNVPEVQPTFLSPRGLSSFKTVLRGEQLLLECIAAGVPTPSIDWFKKGGDLPSKKAKTENFGKTLRILNVSDEDSGDYICMASNKIGSIRHSVEVQVKAAPYWLDKPTNLVLAPEESGRLVCRARGSPNPTIQWLVNGEPIESSLPNPNRNVVGDTIMFQAVQIGSSAVYQCNASNEHGYLLANAFVNVLDMAPRMLGPKNQLIKVIENNRTFLDCPFFGSPLPLLRWFKNGLGSGLDGGHYKLYNNGTLEIKQARPEDQGTYTCVASNILGKMENQVRLEVKEGTRIVRAPEHVTESRGSTVRFDCRVKHDPSLPATVTWLKDDKPLSFGWISRFKKDDESMTIHNVNPEDGGTYTCIAKTEIDEDSASARLTVTEDDISSASNRSASAGRPDPPQDLELSDPSARSVRLTWVPGNENNSPVTHFLVQFEEDRWEPGRWQNQSLFDGNLNSVNLQLSPFVNYQFRVIAINAVGQSQPSLFSARYQTSGAPPDVLPSGLKGWGSKKNNMEITWQALQNTERNGPNLRYVVSWRRKDSEDEWSNITTTRTKHVVHNTDTYVPYEIKIQAVNDFGRSPESNIVIGYSGEDKPSAAPTELRVSKINSTKVNVHWVPVDPSTVNGEFKEYKLYYWREASLIKGLKVNKTKLHKGFFTTAEHPSGILTELFPYSKYKMYMVVANREYEGPQSNTVEFNTKEGEPGAPKYFRILRHTDVVHLKWDKPLEPNGVLIGYTLQYHTVNGTQAGERKVQSFPPNVTEYTINLPNRFTRFKFYLTARTQVGSGEVYALESPHFTNEGTPDTDSTVVAVNFTDALMFETPPPPPPLSTDPIPTILTPEPTTPAPTTAAPPKPTTTTTTTTTTTTTTTTTTTTTTTTTTTTASTTILPVRPMPPKTVDWKMLAPNVKIWNLTVDANNDYANVSWKHNFSVGSSEFVLEFTLDSNGSMKSIQVNHQPPIKLAGLVAGAKYRLRVYSHEHNSISSDYVMFETGRAYKEQEDIATQGWFIGLMCAVALLVLILLIVCFIKRSRGGKYPVRDKKDLPLDPVDHKDQDGSFDYQNENRSLERQSSDEDNKPLQGSQTSLDGNVKESDDSLVDYGEGGDGQFNEDGSFIGQYTVKKDKEETEGNESSEATSPVNAIYSLA